In a single window of the Mus musculus strain C57BL/6J chromosome 6, GRCm38.p6 C57BL/6J genome:
- the Gm7932 gene encoding uncharacterized protein LOC666105 translates to MKAWPPTERVEIPGHLDSAESLQAPRLSPAPQLEKGPAPPPPTPAHPRCLKRKLRGPLLAVAASPRYRRHVRFCVFPTGGAILMHLLTVCVGVFCLHKCHIYMCGWSPWRSEERRITQAALYVARA, encoded by the exons ATGAAAGCATGGCCCCCGACGGAGAGGGTCGAGATCCCAGGACACCTAGACTCAGCAGAGTCTCTACAGGCACCCCGCCTCTCTCCAGCGCCCCAGCTGGAGAAGGGGCcggcacccccaccccccacccccgcccacccGCGATGCCTAAAGAGGAAGCTGCGTGGCCCCTTGCTTGCTGTGGCTGCTTCTCCCAGGTACAGGAGGCACGTGCGCTTCTGCGTTTTCCCGACAGGCGGCGCTATTCTAATG cATTTACTTACTGTATGTGTcggagtgttctgcctgcataaatgtcacatatacatgtgtggctggagcccatggaggtcagaagagag AAGGATAACCCAGGCTGCTCTCTACGTCGCAAGAGCTTGA